Proteins encoded within one genomic window of Coturnix japonica isolate 7356 unplaced genomic scaffold, Coturnix japonica 2.1 chrUnrandom542, whole genome shotgun sequence:
- the LOC107307318 gene encoding collagen alpha-1(X) chain-like, whose product MEPPDPTVVGVEETLKVIKAWDSTRVGLGGSSKMIGARNPAVVGLGGSFKVTGPRNPAVIGLGGSLKVTEPRNPAVVGLGGSLKVREPRNPAMVGLGGSFKVTGPRNPAVIGLGGSLKVTGPRNPAVIGLGGSLKVTGPRNPAMVGLGGSFKVTGPRNPAVIGLGGSLKVTEPRNPSVVGLGGSLKVTGPRNPAVVGLGRSLKVTGPRNPAVVGLGRSLKVTGPRNPAVIGLGGSLKVTEPRNPAVVGLGRSLKVTGPRNPAVIGLGRSLKVRESQNPQMVGLEKSLRVTEPPDPAADGVGRSWKVP is encoded by the coding sequence ATGGAACCACCAGATCCTACAGTGGTTGGGGTGGAGGAGACCTTAAAGGTGATAAAAGCATGGGATTCAACAAgagttgggttgggagggtcctcAAAGATGATAGGAGCACGGAATCCTGCAGTGGTTGGGCTGGGAGGGTCCTTCAAGGTCACAGGACCAAGGAATCCTGCGGTGATTGGGCTgggagggtccttaaaggtcacagaaCCAAGGAATCCTGCGGTGGTTGGGCTgggagggtccttaaaggtcagAGAACCAAGGAATCCTGCAATGGTTGGGCTGGGAGGGTCCTTCAAGGTCACAGGACCAAGGAATCCTGCGGTGATTGGGCTgggagggtccttaaaggtcacagGACCAAGGAATCCTGCGGTGATTGGGCTgggagggtccttaaaggtcacagGACCAAGGAATCCTGCAATGGTTGGGCTGGGAGGGTCCTTCAAGGTCACAGGACCAAGGAATCCTGCAGTGATTGGGCTgggagggtccttaaaggtcacagaaCCAAGGAATCCTTCGGTGGTTGGGCTgggagggtccttaaaggtcacagGACCAAGGAATCCTGCGGTGGTTGGGCTGGgaaggtccttaaaggtcacagGACCAAGGAATCCTGCGGTGGTTGGGCTGGgaaggtccttaaaggtcacagGACCAAGGAATCCTGCGGTGATTGGGCTgggagggtccttaaaggtcacagaaCCAAGGAATCCTGCGGTGGTTGGGCTGGgaaggtccttaaaggtcacagGACCAAGGAATCCTGCGGTGATTGGGCTGGgaaggtccttaaaggtcagagaatcacagaacccTCAAATGGTTGGGTTGGAGAAGAGCTTGAGGGTCACAGAACCACCAGATCCTGCGGCGGATGGGgtgggaaggtcctggaaggtccCATAA